A genomic window from Punica granatum isolate Tunisia-2019 chromosome 2, ASM765513v2, whole genome shotgun sequence includes:
- the LOC116194324 gene encoding pyrroline-5-carboxylate reductase-like, with product MEVTSIPADTYKVGFFGAGKMAESIARGMVRSGILPPSRICTAVHSNLTRGHAFESFGVSVLPDNQAVVKDSDVVIFSVKPQVVKDVILQLKPQLSKKQLLVSVVAGIKLKDLQEWAGHERFIRVMPNTPSAVGEAASTMSLGGAATEQDGELIATLFGSIGKIWKADEKYFDAITGLSGSGPAYIFLAIEALADGGVAAGLPRDLALSLASQTVLGAATMASKSSKHPGQLKDDVASPGGTTIAGIHELEKSGFRGILMNAVVAAAKRSKELSPS from the exons ATGGAGGTGACGTCAATTCCGGCCGACACTTACAAGGTAGGATTTTTCGGGGCGGGGAAGATGGCAGAGAGCATAGCGAGAGGGATGGTCCGGTCGGGCATCCTCCCGCCTTCCAGGATCTGCACCGCCGTACACTCAAACCTCACACGCGGCCACGCCTTCGAGTCCTTCGGCGTTTCCGTCCTCCCCGACAATCAGGCT GTGGTGAAAGACAGCGATGTGGTCATCTTCTCTGTGAAGCCCCAAGTTG TTAAAGATGTGATCTTACAGTTGAAGCCACAGCTATCCAAGAAGCAACTTTTGGTTTCAGTGGTTGCagggataaaattgaaagatCTTCAG GAATGGGCTGGTCATGAACGATTCATCAGGGTGATGCCGAACACTCCTTCTGCAGTGGGCGAGGCAGCTTCAA CCATGAGCCTTGGAGGTGCGGCAACAGAACAGGACGGAGAGCTAATTGCAACTCTATTCGGATCAATCGGCAAAATCTGGAAAGctgatgaaaaatattttgatgcGATCACTGGCCTCAG CGGGAGTGGTCCAGCATACATCTTTTTGGCTATAGAGGCTCTGGCTGATGGAGGAGTGGCTGCAGGTCTACCTCGAGATCTCGCACTGAGTCTAGCTTCACAAACC GTGCTCGGAGCAGCAACTATGGCCTCCAAAAGCAGTAAGCACCCGGGCCAGCTCAAGGATGATGTGGCATCACCTGGGGGCACCACCATTGCAGGAATCCATGAACTAGAGAAGTCCGGGTTCCGCGGGATACTAATGAACGCAGTTGTTGCAGCTGCTAAGCGCAGCAAAGAACTCTCCCCGAGCTAA